One window from the genome of Tolypothrix sp. NIES-4075 encodes:
- a CDS encoding DUF5615 family PIN-like protein — MRFLANENFPGDAVEALRNRGHDVIWIRTDAPGITDPEVLNRAQSDERILLTFDKDFGELAFRSHLPATCGIILFRIKAPSGAVVAQKVATAIAFRSDWAGHFSVVEDERIRMRVL, encoded by the coding sequence ATGCGCTTTCTAGCCAATGAAAATTTCCCAGGAGATGCTGTAGAAGCTCTTCGCAATCGAGGTCACGATGTTATTTGGATTCGTACTGATGCTCCTGGGATTACTGACCCCGAAGTTTTAAACCGCGCTCAAAGTGACGAGCGCATTCTTTTGACCTTTGATAAAGACTTTGGTGAACTTGCCTTTCGTTCACATTTGCCTGCAACTTGCGGGATTATCTTATTTCGGATTAAAGCACCTTCCGGTGCAGTTGTTGCTCAAAAAGTGGCGACTGCCATAGCATTTCGCTCTGACTGGGCAGGACATTTCAGTGTGGTTGAAGACGAGCGTATCCGAATGCGAGTCCTCTGA
- a CDS encoding tRNA ligase subunit PheS family protein, whose translation MCYRRDVVDKRHVGEPHQMDVWLINPSNVSKVKLIESILYAVLPGVTYRLNETAHPYTRNGVEIEVLVNGNWLEVGECGEIHPGLLQPGYNGLASGWGLDRLAMLIKGIDDIRLLRSTHPQIANQMTNLEPYCLVSNQPSINRDMSIVTRRDTELEDICEKIVEVLGNDAELLESVEILSETHYQQLPEKAIQRLGIQLHQKNLLVRMTLRSLHSSITNQKANILRDLVYQRIHQGE comes from the coding sequence ATTTGTTATCGCCGGGATGTGGTGGATAAGCGTCATGTGGGTGAACCGCATCAAATGGATGTGTGGTTAATCAACCCGTCTAACGTCTCTAAAGTTAAATTAATCGAAAGCATTCTTTATGCAGTTCTTCCAGGTGTAACTTACCGTTTGAATGAAACCGCACACCCTTACACTCGCAACGGTGTAGAAATTGAGGTGTTAGTTAATGGTAACTGGTTAGAAGTCGGAGAATGTGGGGAAATTCACCCAGGTTTACTGCAACCAGGTTACAACGGTTTGGCATCAGGTTGGGGATTAGATCGTTTGGCGATGTTAATAAAGGGGATAGATGACATTCGCTTATTGCGAAGCACCCATCCCCAAATTGCTAACCAGATGACGAACCTGGAACCCTATTGTTTGGTGTCCAATCAACCCAGTATCAACCGAGATATGTCGATTGTCACCCGGAGAGATACTGAATTAGAAGACATTTGCGAAAAAATAGTTGAGGTGTTGGGTAATGATGCTGAACTATTAGAGTCAGTGGAAATATTAAGCGAAACTCACTATCAACAACTTCCAGAAAAAGCGATTCAACGCTTGGGTATCCAACTTCATCAGAAAAATCTCCTGGTGCGGATGACTTTGCGGAGTTTGCATTCGTCAATTACGAATCAAAAAGCTAATATCCTCCGAGATTTAGTTTATCAGCGAATTCATCAAGGTGAATAA
- the tnpA gene encoding IS200/IS605 family transposase — MAEKFKSNNNVVYSCKYHVIFCPKYRRKVLVNAVASRLKELLAQIAIDIKVEILEMEIMPDHVHLLIDVDPQFGVHRAVKRFKGATSRYLRLEFPELKSRLPSLWTNSYFVSTVGGATLDTIKMYIQNQKET; from the coding sequence ATGGCTGAAAAATTTAAATCAAACAATAATGTTGTTTACTCTTGCAAATATCACGTTATTTTTTGTCCTAAATACAGGCGAAAAGTACTGGTTAATGCTGTTGCATCCAGACTTAAAGAGCTATTAGCTCAAATAGCTATCGATATTAAAGTTGAAATCTTAGAAATGGAGATAATGCCAGACCACGTGCATTTATTAATAGATGTTGACCCTCAATTTGGAGTGCATCGAGCAGTGAAGAGATTTAAAGGTGCAACATCTAGATACTTACGGTTAGAGTTTCCTGAATTAAAAAGCAGGCTACCTTCTTTGTGGACTAATTCCTACTTTGTATCTACTGTTGGTGGTGCGACTTTAGACACTATTAAGATGTACATTCAAAACCAAAAAGAAACTTGA
- a CDS encoding N-acetylglucosamine kinase, with protein sequence MNCVLGIDGGGSKTVCILMQDTGEVLGCGEAGSSNYQTIGIKATLQSIESAIYAATNQTLNFRNYINIKAICLGLAGVGRATDIEIIKALVEDLQNSKLLPITWAAASNIVICNDALIALVGGIGDDVGIVVAAGTGSIVFGRNHQGKTKRVGGWGYILGDEGSAYKIAVTGMQAAFKAYDGREISTSLVEAFKQHLNLASIEDLIEVIYRRGGGVKEIAALAPIVDFAAASGDEVANNIIDEAVQDLVKATSTVIDAIFISSAFEIVTTGSVWQGRCKIHERFAGCIVAKFPSVKVIFPRNEPAYGAALLALKSLAREGE encoded by the coding sequence ATGAACTGTGTTTTAGGTATTGATGGCGGTGGAAGTAAGACTGTTTGCATCCTAATGCAAGATACGGGTGAAGTGCTTGGTTGCGGTGAAGCCGGATCATCTAATTATCAAACTATAGGGATTAAAGCAACGCTACAATCAATTGAATCGGCTATTTATGCGGCGACTAATCAAACCTTAAACTTTAGAAATTATATCAATATTAAAGCCATTTGTCTAGGTTTAGCAGGTGTTGGACGTGCAACAGATATCGAGATAATTAAAGCTTTGGTGGAAGATTTACAAAATAGTAAATTACTGCCTATAACTTGGGCAGCAGCATCTAATATTGTAATTTGTAACGATGCTTTAATTGCTTTAGTAGGGGGAATTGGTGATGATGTGGGAATTGTGGTTGCAGCAGGCACGGGTTCGATAGTTTTTGGGCGAAATCATCAGGGAAAGACGAAGCGAGTAGGTGGCTGGGGTTACATTTTAGGAGATGAAGGTAGCGCTTACAAAATTGCTGTAACTGGTATGCAAGCTGCATTTAAGGCTTACGATGGACGTGAAATTTCAACAAGTCTTGTAGAGGCTTTCAAACAACATCTTAATCTGGCAAGTATAGAAGATTTAATAGAAGTAATATATCGGCGAGGTGGTGGTGTTAAAGAAATAGCTGCTTTAGCGCCAATTGTTGATTTTGCCGCCGCATCGGGAGATGAAGTAGCGAATAATATTATTGATGAAGCTGTGCAAGATTTGGTGAAAGCTACTTCTACAGTTATTGATGCAATTTTTATTTCATCAGCTTTTGAGATAGTCACAACGGGAAGTGTATGGCAAGGTAGATGCAAGATTCATGAGAGGTTTGCAGGGTGTATTGTCGCCAAGTTTCCTTCAGTCAAGGTGATTTTTCCTCGCAATGAACCTGCTTATGGTGCTGCTTTGTTGGCTTTGAAGAGTTTGGCAAGGGAAGGGGAATGA
- a CDS encoding tRNA ligase subunit PheS family protein: MTNPANGIHVINLIVYKIAEVLQASGYPQATIWRSSPITTIANNFDKLYIPAESLSRSPKYTRYLSDGRLLRTHTSAIMPELLPHLKGEQLIIPN, from the coding sequence TTGACGAACCCGGCAAATGGCATTCATGTCATAAATCTTATCGTCTACAAAATAGCCGAAGTTCTTCAAGCGTCCGGATATCCACAAGCAACAATTTGGCGTTCTTCTCCTATCACCACGATCGCCAATAACTTCGACAAGCTTTATATCCCTGCTGAAAGTTTGTCTCGTTCCCCAAAATACACGCGCTACCTCAGCGATGGTAGGCTGTTAAGAACTCACACCAGCGCAATAATGCCAGAGTTACTTCCCCACTTAAAAGGGGAACAACTCATCATACCGAATTAA
- a CDS encoding RNA-guided endonuclease InsQ/TnpB family protein, whose protein sequence is MAAKISNFVTEIPLVITSKDSRVLAARLEVGRQLYNAVLAEGKNRLQMVRDSELYQQARLINKKDKKALEAAFQKAREAYRFSDYDLQSFANKTAIASVWIKSHLDAQTIQKIATRAFKAIERMAFGKAKKVRFKQKGQFASLEGKTNKQGIRWTGNGVEWSKLKLSGIITNDPVMLHGLNSKIKYVRLVRRILNQKTYWFAQLVCEGEPYQKPKNIIDDGTVGIDLGVSTVAIVGDEETIWTYAAVELTSKQRKIRKLQRKMDRQRRANNPDNFNPNGTVKKGSKRWHKSNRYKKIVAKKREIERKQAAQRKSSHGKLVNQTLALGKHIKTEKVSVKAWQKNYGKSIGFKSPASFQSELKRKAENAGGTVLMFSTRKTALSQTCLCGNKQKKSLSQRVHNCSKCGLTMQRDILSAYLSRHVDPKTETLSIQSARNGWLGMEQCLLDGWRNGSNQSARTATSSRVTC, encoded by the coding sequence TTGGCAGCAAAAATATCTAATTTCGTTACAGAAATACCGTTAGTAATAACATCTAAAGATAGTCGGGTTCTTGCTGCCAGATTAGAAGTAGGAAGGCAACTATATAACGCTGTACTGGCTGAAGGTAAAAACAGATTGCAGATGGTCAGAGATTCTGAACTTTACCAACAAGCCAGATTAATCAATAAAAAGGATAAAAAAGCTTTAGAAGCAGCTTTTCAAAAAGCAAGGGAAGCATATCGCTTTAGCGATTACGATTTACAATCTTTTGCCAATAAAACAGCTATTGCAAGTGTTTGGATTAAGTCTCATCTTGATGCTCAGACTATTCAAAAAATAGCAACTAGAGCATTTAAAGCAATAGAACGAATGGCTTTTGGCAAAGCTAAAAAGGTTAGGTTTAAGCAAAAAGGTCAGTTTGCATCTCTGGAGGGTAAAACCAATAAGCAAGGTATACGCTGGACTGGCAATGGTGTTGAATGGTCAAAATTAAAGCTATCTGGCATCATCACCAATGACCCTGTAATGTTGCATGGTTTAAACTCAAAGATTAAATATGTTCGCTTAGTGCGTCGCATTCTTAATCAAAAAACTTATTGGTTTGCTCAATTAGTTTGCGAGGGTGAACCGTATCAGAAGCCTAAAAATATTATCGATGACGGTACTGTAGGTATTGATTTAGGCGTTAGTACTGTTGCAATTGTTGGGGATGAAGAGACTATCTGGACTTATGCGGCTGTTGAATTAACCTCAAAGCAGAGGAAGATTAGAAAGTTACAGCGCAAGATGGATAGGCAACGTCGCGCGAATAACCCTGATAATTTCAATCCCAACGGCACAGTTAAAAAAGGTAGCAAACGTTGGCACAAATCCAATCGTTACAAAAAAATTGTTGCCAAAAAACGCGAGATAGAACGTAAACAAGCAGCTCAACGTAAATCGTCTCATGGCAAGCTGGTTAACCAAACTTTAGCCCTCGGTAAACATATTAAAACTGAGAAAGTATCGGTTAAAGCTTGGCAGAAAAATTATGGTAAATCCATAGGGTTTAAATCACCCGCATCTTTCCAATCCGAACTGAAACGCAAAGCCGAGAATGCTGGCGGAACAGTTCTAATGTTTTCGACTCGGAAAACTGCACTGTCTCAAACCTGTTTGTGTGGTAATAAGCAGAAAAAATCATTATCTCAACGAGTGCATAACTGCTCTAAATGCGGTTTGACAATGCAACGTGACATTTTATCTGCTTATTTGAGTCGTCACGTTGACCCCAAAACAGAAACTCTGTCAATCCAGTCAGCCAGGAATGGTTGGCTAGGCATGGAACAATGCCTGCTGGACGGTTGGCGGAATGGGTCAAATCAATCAGCGAGAACTGCGACTAGTTCGCGCGTCACCTGCTAA
- the psaM gene encoding photosystem I reaction center subunit XII, with the protein MHISDTQVFIALVVALIPGILAWRLTTELYKS; encoded by the coding sequence ATGCATATATCTGATACTCAAGTCTTCATAGCTCTGGTTGTAGCGCTAATTCCAGGGATTCTGGCTTGGCGTTTAACAACAGAACTTTACAAATCCTAA
- a CDS encoding FGGY-family carbohydrate kinase has translation MFYLGIDFGTSGARGVVIDFEANMLWEVRYPWEMSNQGKTTCWETALFTLLEQIPSELRLKIKAIAINGTSSTVMLCDAAGELVDAPLLYNDARGAVMLERLQNVAPANHTVLSATSSLVKLLWMSLQPSFGEARYFMHQADWLAFLLHGKLGITDYHNALKLGYDVENFRYPEWLEELQIPIHLPKVVTPGSAIAQLLPEIAAKFGFPSYCLVCAGTTDSIAAFIASGAKLPGEAVTSLGSTLVLKLLSRTRVEDARYGIYSHRLGDLWLVGGASNTGGAVLRQFFTNAELEKYSREIDLEKPSELDYYPLLKIGDRFPINDPNLQPRLEPRPDNPVEFLHGLLQSMARIEARGYELLQQLGADKLNSVYTAGGGSANDTWTAIRKRYLQVPVVRSDNTEAAYGTALLAMRGVEIVNS, from the coding sequence ATGTTTTATTTGGGTATAGATTTTGGGACTTCTGGTGCTAGGGGTGTGGTGATTGACTTTGAAGCCAATATGCTTTGGGAGGTGCGGTATCCTTGGGAAATGTCAAATCAAGGTAAGACGACTTGCTGGGAAACAGCTTTGTTTACCTTGTTAGAACAAATCCCCTCAGAATTGCGCCTTAAAATAAAGGCGATCGCCATCAATGGAACTTCTTCCACCGTCATGCTGTGCGATGCTGCTGGAGAGCTTGTAGACGCACCGCTGTTGTACAATGATGCGCGGGGTGCAGTCATGCTAGAACGCTTGCAAAATGTCGCACCCGCAAATCATACCGTATTAAGCGCTACTTCTAGTTTGGTAAAGCTTCTGTGGATGTCTTTACAACCATCTTTCGGCGAAGCAAGATATTTCATGCATCAAGCCGACTGGCTGGCGTTTCTCTTGCATGGAAAATTGGGTATTACAGATTACCACAATGCTTTGAAGTTGGGTTATGACGTGGAAAATTTCCGATACCCAGAATGGTTAGAAGAACTGCAAATACCAATTCATCTACCTAAAGTAGTAACTCCTGGAAGTGCGATCGCTCAATTACTTCCAGAAATTGCGGCTAAATTTGGCTTTCCTTCATATTGCTTAGTGTGTGCTGGTACAACTGATAGTATTGCCGCTTTTATCGCCAGTGGTGCAAAATTACCCGGTGAAGCGGTGACTTCTCTGGGTTCGACGTTGGTGTTAAAGCTGTTGAGTCGTACCCGCGTTGAAGATGCAAGGTATGGAATTTACAGCCACCGTTTAGGGGATTTGTGGCTTGTTGGGGGTGCTTCCAATACTGGGGGTGCAGTGTTGCGGCAATTTTTTACGAATGCTGAGTTAGAAAAATACAGTCGTGAGATTGATTTAGAAAAACCAAGCGAGTTGGATTATTATCCGTTATTGAAAATTGGCGATCGCTTTCCGATTAATGACCCGAATTTACAACCGCGATTAGAACCGCGTCCAGATAATCCTGTGGAATTTTTACACGGCTTGTTACAAAGTATGGCACGGATAGAGGCACGGGGGTATGAATTATTACAGCAACTTGGAGCAGATAAATTAAACAGTGTTTATACTGCTGGGGGTGGTTCTGCAAATGATACTTGGACAGCCATTAGGAAACGGTATTTACAGGTTCCGGTAGTGCGTTCTGATAATACCGAAGCTGCTTATGGGACAGCGCTTTTGGCGATGCGAGGAGTGGAGATAGTTAACAGTTAG
- a CDS encoding DUF433 domain-containing protein, translated as MDLQSRIVIDPNVLVGKPIIKGTRLSVEFIIDLLAQGWTNDEILRNYPGITLEDIQACLAYASASLKAEKVYAFPG; from the coding sequence ATGGATTTGCAATCCCGAATTGTTATAGATCCTAACGTCCTTGTTGGCAAACCAATTATTAAAGGTACTCGTCTTTCTGTTGAGTTTATCATTGACCTTCTTGCTCAAGGCTGGACAAATGACGAAATTCTCCGCAACTATCCAGGTATTACCCTCGAAGATATTCAAGCTTGTTTAGCCTATGCTAGTGCCAGTCTTAAAGCTGAAAAAGTTTACGCCTTTCCTGGGTAG